GAGGTAGTCGGAACGGCCGCGGACGTCCTGAGTGGTGTTGTACGCGTCGATGATCAAGGCGGTTCGTCCTTACTCGGTACGGGCTAGTCGCTACTCGCGACGTGCTGCTCGCTGGAGACCAGGGGGAGATGGCAGCGCACACTGCGGCCCGGCGCGATCTCGCGCAGCTCGGGCGCGCTGGTCCGGCACCGCTCCGTGGCGATCGGGCACCGGGTGCGGAACAGACAGCCCTCGGGCGGGTTCGCCGGATCGGGCAACTCGCCCTCCAGCACCTGTTGTTCACGGGTCTCGCCGGGCCGTAGGACAGGAACGGAGGACAACAGGGCCCGGCTGTACGGGTGTGCGGGGGCGGCGAAGAAGGCGTCACGTGAGGCGACTTCGATGATCTGACCCAGGTACATGACCGCGATCCGGTCGGCGATGTGCCGGACGACGCCCAGGTCGTGCGAGATGAACAGCATCGTCAGGCCGCGGTCGCGGACCAGGTCGGAGAGCAGGTTCAGCACCTGCGCCTGGATCGACACGTCCAGCGCGGAGACGGCTTCGTCGGCCACCACGAACTGCGGTGATGACGCCAACGCCCTCGCGATGCCGATGCGTTGGCGCTGGCCGCCGGAGAACTCGTGCGGCCTGCGCGCGCCGGCCTCGGCGCCGAGACCGACGAGGTCGAGGAGTTCGGCCACCGCCTTCGTGGCCTCGGCTCGGGTGGCGCCGCGTGACCGGAGCAGCGGTTCGGCGACGATGTCGGCGATCCTGCGGCGCGGGTTCAGCGAACCGAACGGGTCCTGGAAGACCATCTGCAACTCGGCCCGGGTCCGGCGCAGTTGGCGACCGCGCAGCCGGGTGAGGTCGGTGCCGTCGAAGTCGATGCGGCCCGAGGCGGGTTCGATCACCCGCAACAGGGCCCGCCCGAGCGTGGACTTGCCGCACCCCGACTCGCCGACCAGACCGAGGGTCTCGCCCTGGAGGATGTCGAGGTCGACGTCCCGCAGCGCCCTGACCCGACCGCCGGCCCGGCCCGGGTACTCGACGCGCAACTCGCGGGCCTGGATGAGCGCGGCGGTCATGCGATCCCTCCCTGGGAGCGGGCCGTGGCACGGGCGGGGGAGGGCAGCACACAGGCGTCCAAGTGCCCGTCCTCGCCGTGCCGTTGCCGCAACACGGGCCGCTCGGAACACGCGTCGTGGACGAACGGACACCGGGGAGCGAACGCGCACCCGGCCGGCCGGTCCACCCCGGTCAGCGGACTGCCCGCGATGGTCGGCAGCCGTCGTACGACAGGACCGTCGATCGGCGGGACCGAGCCCAACAGGCCCATGGTGTAAGGGTGTTGGGGGTGGAACAGCACCTCCTCACGCAGCCCCTGCTCCACGATCCGGCCCGCGTACATCACCGCCACGCGGTCGGCGACCTCGGCCACGACACCCAGGTCATGGGTGATCAGCAGGACGGAGGTGCCGTGGTCGCGCTGGACACGCTTGAGGACGGCGAGGACCTGGGCCTGGATGGTGACGTCGAGTGCGGTGGTGGGTTCGTCGGCGATCAGTACGGCGGGGTCGTTGGCCAGACCCATCGCGATCATCACGCGTTGGCGCATGCCCCCGGAGAGTTGGTGGGGGTAGGCGCGGGCCGTGCGGTCCGGGCCCGCGATGCCGACCTCGCCGAGCAACTCGACAGCCCGGTCCATCGCCTGACCTCGCGTCACATCACGGTGGGCGCGGATCATCTCGGAGACCTGGGCGCCCGCCCGGTGCAGCGGGTTGAGTGCGGCCAGCGCGTCCTGGAAGACGACCGCGATGTCCTTGCCGCGCACACCGCGCAACTCCCGCTCCGACGCGGCCACCAGGTCACGCCCTTTGAAGGCCACCTCGCCGCTGATGTGGGTGCGGGGACCCCGGTTCAGGCCGACCAGGCTCATCGACAGGGCGGATTTCCCGGAGCCCGACTCGCCGACCAGGGCGAGGACTTCGCCCTGGCGGAGGGTGAGATCCACTCCGTCCACGGCGGGCAGCCGGCCGCCCGGAACCTCGAACTGGACGCGCAGATCCCGGACTTCGAGCACGGGCGCTGACGTCATGCGTCGCCGCCCACGGCCACGGCCGCCGTGTGGATCAGGTCGGCGACGCGCTCCGGCCACACGAGGGTCGTGTAGTGGCTGCCCGGCACGTGCTCGACAGTCGCCTTCATACGGGCCGACATGTCGTTCTGGATCTCCGGGCGGAGCGTGCGGTCATCGTCGGCGACCAGATACCAACTGGGCAGCGTGCGCCAGGCCGGTACACCGGTCGGCTGCGTGAAGATGAGGTTGTCGGCCTTGCGCCCCTCCGCCTCCACGACGGCCCGCTGCTCCGCCGAGAGATCGGGACCTATCTCCGCCCAGAACGCCTCGCTGGTCTCGGACTTCCACTCACCGTTGGGTCCGCGCCGCATGTACTTGGAGATCTCGGCCTCCTCGTACCGCTCGACGATCTCGTTGACCGTCTCGCCCTCGTCCGGCCCGAACGCGGCTATGTAGACAAGGCCTTTGACCCGAGGATCGCGGCCGACGTTGCTGATGACCGCGCCGCCGTAGGAGTGTCCGGCCAGCAGCACCGGGCCCGTCGTCTCCTCCAACACGGCCGCCGTATTGGCGACATCGTCCTCCAGTGAGGTCATCGGGTTGGTGACGGTGAACAGCCGGTGGCCGCGAGCTGCCAGCAGGGGCTGCACCGCCGACCAGGTCGTCGGCCGTCCGCCGGCGCCGTGGACCAGCACGATGTCCATGCGGGTCATCCTTTCCGTAGCCGCGGATCGAGGACCGTGTACAGCAGGTCCACCGCGTGGTTGACCAGGGTGAAGAGGAGGGCGATGGCGAGGGCGGCGCCCTGCACGACGGGGTAGTCGCGTTGCAGGACGCCCTGGACGAGCAGGCGGCCGACACCGGCGTACGAGAAGACCGTCTCGGTGATCACCGAACCGCCCAGCAGGGAGCCGAACTGGAGCCCGAGGACGGTCACGATGGGCAGCCAGGAGTTACGCAGCACGTGGTGGCGGATCACCACGCCCTCGCTCAGGCCCTTCATCCGGGCGGTGCGCACGAAGTCGTCGTCGAGGACCTCCAGCACGGAGGCGCGCACGATGCGGGTGATGAACCCGGCCATCGACAGCGCCAACGTGACGGCGGGCAGGATCAGATGCTGGATCCAGGGCCACACCAGCTCGGGGCGGTTCTGCAGAATCGCGTCCAGGAGGACGAAGTTGGTGGTCGGGTTGTAGTCCAGGGAGCTGGGCAGCCGGCCCAGGACCGGGAGCCAGCGCAGCCACACGCCGAACACGACGATGCCGAGCACGCCGAGTGCGAACCAGGGCAGCGAGAAGCTCACCGTGGCCACGGCCCGGGTCGAGTTGTCGATCCAACTCCCCTTGCGCAGCGCGGCGATGACACCGGTGACGACACCGAGCAGCACCGCGATCGTCATCGCCGCGAGCGTCAACTCGATGGTGGCGGGGAGGGCGTCGCCGAGGAGACCCAGGACGCTGTTGGAGCCGTAGAACGAGGTGCCGAGCCGGAGATGCACCAGGTCGTTGAGGAAGCTGCCGTACTGGACGACGAGGGGTCGGTCGAGGCCGAGTGCCTTGTTGACGCGCGCCTCGTTCGCGGCCAGTTCGGACGCCGAGAGGTTGTTGCCGCCGGCCGCGAGCGAGGTCGCCGGTGAGCCGGGGAGCAGGCGCATCGCGAGGAACACCAGGCTGGCCAGGGCGAACAGGACGACGGGGATGACCGCGAGCCGTCGTAGGACCAACAGGGCTGTTCCCGCTGCCCACTTGGGGCGGGGGAGGGGGAGCAGGGCGGTGGTCATGCCAGCCCCCGTACGTCGAGGGCGTCGCGCAGGTCGTCGCCGACGAAGTTGCAGGCGACGACGAACAGGAGCGTGAACGTCGCGGGCAGGACGACCAGTCGGGGTGCCGTGTAGAGGAACTCCTGTCCCGCCTGGACCATGTAGCCCCAGTCGGGCTGCGGGGGTTGGATGCCGAGGCCGAGGTAGGAGAGACCGGCGGCGAAGCCTGCCGCGATCGACAGCGTCATGACGACCTGGGCGAGCATCGGGCCCGCGATGTTCGGGAGGAGTTCGC
The nucleotide sequence above comes from Streptomyces sp. N50. Encoded proteins:
- a CDS encoding oligopeptide/dipeptide ABC transporter ATP-binding protein — encoded protein: MTAALIQARELRVEYPGRAGGRVRALRDVDLDILQGETLGLVGESGCGKSTLGRALLRVIEPASGRIDFDGTDLTRLRGRQLRRTRAELQMVFQDPFGSLNPRRRIADIVAEPLLRSRGATRAEATKAVAELLDLVGLGAEAGARRPHEFSGGQRQRIGIARALASSPQFVVADEAVSALDVSIQAQVLNLLSDLVRDRGLTMLFISHDLGVVRHIADRIAVMYLGQIIEVASRDAFFAAPAHPYSRALLSSVPVLRPGETREQQVLEGELPDPANPPEGCLFRTRCPIATERCRTSAPELREIAPGRSVRCHLPLVSSEQHVASSD
- a CDS encoding ABC transporter ATP-binding protein; the protein is MTSAPVLEVRDLRVQFEVPGGRLPAVDGVDLTLRQGEVLALVGESGSGKSALSMSLVGLNRGPRTHISGEVAFKGRDLVAASERELRGVRGKDIAVVFQDALAALNPLHRAGAQVSEMIRAHRDVTRGQAMDRAVELLGEVGIAGPDRTARAYPHQLSGGMRQRVMIAMGLANDPAVLIADEPTTALDVTIQAQVLAVLKRVQRDHGTSVLLITHDLGVVAEVADRVAVMYAGRIVEQGLREEVLFHPQHPYTMGLLGSVPPIDGPVVRRLPTIAGSPLTGVDRPAGCAFAPRCPFVHDACSERPVLRQRHGEDGHLDACVLPSPARATARSQGGIA
- a CDS encoding alpha/beta hydrolase, encoding MDIVLVHGAGGRPTTWSAVQPLLAARGHRLFTVTNPMTSLEDDVANTAAVLEETTGPVLLAGHSYGGAVISNVGRDPRVKGLVYIAAFGPDEGETVNEIVERYEEAEISKYMRRGPNGEWKSETSEAFWAEIGPDLSAEQRAVVEAEGRKADNLIFTQPTGVPAWRTLPSWYLVADDDRTLRPEIQNDMSARMKATVEHVPGSHYTTLVWPERVADLIHTAAVAVGGDA
- a CDS encoding ABC transporter permease; this translates as MTTALLPLPRPKWAAGTALLVLRRLAVIPVVLFALASLVFLAMRLLPGSPATSLAAGGNNLSASELAANEARVNKALGLDRPLVVQYGSFLNDLVHLRLGTSFYGSNSVLGLLGDALPATIELTLAAMTIAVLLGVVTGVIAALRKGSWIDNSTRAVATVSFSLPWFALGVLGIVVFGVWLRWLPVLGRLPSSLDYNPTTNFVLLDAILQNRPELVWPWIQHLILPAVTLALSMAGFITRIVRASVLEVLDDDFVRTARMKGLSEGVVIRHHVLRNSWLPIVTVLGLQFGSLLGGSVITETVFSYAGVGRLLVQGVLQRDYPVVQGAALAIALLFTLVNHAVDLLYTVLDPRLRKG